The Sinorhizobium fredii genome contains the following window.
CGGGCAAGGCGATCCGGGAAATGCTGGTTTCATCGGTGGACGTGATCGTCCAGGCGGCGCGGCTGCGCGACGGCTCCCGCCGCATCACACACATCACCGAAGTCCTCGGCATGGAGGGCGACGTCGTGACGACGCAGGATCTCTTCGTCTACGACATCTTCGGAGAGGATGCGAAGGGCAACATCATCGGACGGCACCGCTCCACCGGCATCGGCCGACCGGCCTTCTGGGACCGCGCCCGCTATTATGGTGAAGAAGCGCGCCTGGCCGCCGCCCTTGACGCGGCCGAGATAAAGGCGGCCGCCTGACGGTCGCTTCGTCGAATTCCCCGAGCATCTGACAAAGGCTAATACGGACATGCTGAGTGCTTCGCTGTTTCCCGTGCTCATCTTCTTCCTGGCGTCGACCTCGGTCGGCGGCCTGATGCTCACCGCGTTTTATCCGCGCGCAGCCAAGGCCAGCGCCTATCGGCAGAGATTTGAGCACGTCGCCGGACGCACGGAAATCAAGGCAACAGAGACGACAGACGAGGAACGCCGCGACCGCCGCCGCTCCGTGGAAAAGACACTGCGGGAAATAGAGGAGCAGCAGAAGGCACAGGCGCGCAAGGGCGGCAAGCCGAAGCTCGACGTCAGGCTTCGCCAGGCCGGTCTCCACTGGTCGATCCGCACCTATTGGTCCGCTTGCGCCGGGTCGGGCCTTGTCACCTATTTTCTGGTGACGCTTCAGGGCCTCGGCGCCTTCGCGGCATTGGGCTTCGCCATAGCTGGCGGACTTTTCCTGCCGCACCTCTATGTGAACATGAAGCGCAATATGCGGCTGAAGCGTTTCGCTGCCGAGTTTCCGAATGCTGTCGACGTGATCGTCCGCGGGCTGAAGGCAGGTCTGCCGATGACCGATTGCCTGAGAGTGATTGCGGCCGAAGCGCAGGAGCCGGTCAAGGGCGAATTCCTCACCATCGCGCAGGACCAGACGCTCGGGCTGCCGGTCGACGAAGCCGTCGAGCGCCTGTGCGATCGCATACCCCTGCCCGAGGCCAGGTTCTTCGCGATCGTCATAGCAATTCAGAGCCGCACGGGTGGCAGCCTCTCGGAGGCACTTGGCAACCTTTCCAAGGTGCTGCGCGAGCGCAAGAAGATGAAGGCGAAGATCAAGGCCATGAGCGCGGAGGCGAAATCCTCGGCCGGCATCATCGGCGCCTTGCCGTTCTTCGTGGCTGGCGCCGTGTACCTGACAAGCCCCGACTACATGTCGCTCTTGTTCACCACGGTCGCCGGAAAGATGGTGCTTGTCGGCTCAGCCCTGTGGATGAGCATAGGCACGTTCATCATGCGCAAGATGATCAACTTCGATTTCTGAGAAAAGACATGAACCTTGGCGCCCACATTCCCGATTCCGACCAGCTGTCCGCGATGTTGGCTGGCCTTGCTGCCTTTTCCGCCGTCGTGGCGGTTTCCTGGCCCTATATTTTCCGCGATACGCTCGCAGAGCGGATGCGCAAGGTGGAGGGCGAGCGCGAGCGCATCAGGCAGCGCGAGCGCACTCGGCTGAATGCCGAGAAGAGCAAAGTTTCCCTTCGCGCAGAGCCCAGGCGCTTCTTTCAGGCGATCGTCGATCGCTTCAACCTTGCCAAGCAGGCGGAGGATGGCAATATCCTTCGCCTGCTGAGCATGGCAGGCTACCGCGGCTACGCGCCGGTGACGACCTTCCTTGCCTTCAGGCTGATAGCGCCATTCGTGCTCTTCGCCGCTTGCCTCATCTATATCTTGCTCACGCTTCGGCCCGAGGCGCCGTTGCTTGTCGTCATCGCGGTGGCCGGCGCGATGGGTTCGCTGGGCTATTTCGCTCCGGCGATTTTCATCCGGAACAGGATCACCAAGCGCCAGCAAGCGATCCGCCGCTCGTGGCCAGAGGCGCTTGACCTGCTGTTGATCACCGTCGAATCCGGCATGGGCATCGAAAGCGCCCTTCGCAAGGTGGGCGACGAGATTGGCGCGCAATCGCCCGAAGTCGCGGAGGAGATCCTGCTCACTACGGCGGAACTTTCCTATCTCCAGGACCGGCGGCAGGCCTTCGAGAACCTGGGGCAACGGACGGGCGTCGACGGGGTGCGCGCCGTGGTGACCAGCCTGATCCAGGCGGAGAAATATGGAACGCCGCTGGGTCAGGCGCTGCGGGTGATGGCGCAGGAGAACCGCGACATGCGCATGAGCGACGCGGAGAAGAGAGCCGCCGCACTTCCCCCGAAGCTGACCGTGCCGATGATCCTGTTCTTCCTCCCTGTTCTGTTCGCGGTGATCGTCACACCAGCGGCCATTCAGATCATGAGTGTGTAAGTCGATTTAAGGACACATGCAGTTGAGTTGGGGTGGGCGAGCGCGGCGCTGTGTGTCGAGATCGCCGCCTAGCGCCGCAACTCTCTTTCAACGTTCTCGTGTTCCGCTCGTAAGAGCGGTGATCTTCCCGGCTATATCGTCGAGGGGCAGCACGAAATCGACGAGACCGGCCGAGATCGCCGATTTCGGCATTCCGAAGACGACGGAGCTTTCTTCATCCTGCGCAATCACCTTCCCGCCCGCAACATGCAGTGCCCGAAGGCCCTCGGTGCCGTCTTCGCCCATCCCCGTCAGGATGACGGCAAGCGACTCGTCCCCGAAAGCGCGAGCGATTGAACCGAATAGATAGGATCCGGACGGCTTGAAGCCTTGGATGGGATCCTCGTCCACGACGCGAAGGCGTGATCTGCCGGAGACGCCGAGCTGGTGGCCGTCAGGGGCGAGGTAAACAGTGCCGGGCCGCAGGCGTTCGCCATTCGCGCCAACTTTTACCCTGAGCGCAATCGTGGCGTCGAGGGATGCAGCAACGCCTTCGATGAAGCCGTTCGACATATGCTGCACGATGAGGATGGGTGCGGGGAAATCGGCGGACAGGTCCTTCAATATCGAACGGATCGCGGCCGGTCCTCCCGTGGAAGCAGCGATGCCCACTATCGCGAGCTGGGTGTTGGCCGCAGGCTGGGGCGTCTCCTTGCGCTGGTGATCGCCGCGCCCTTTCTTGCGCCATTGACGAACGACTTTCACCTGCGCCATGGCCTTGATCGTCGATAGGAACCTCTCCATGGCTGCTTTCTCGAGCGACGTGCCGGATGCAGTCGGCGCCGGGATGACCGCGAGCGCGCCCGAATCGAGCGCACGCGAGGCCATGGCCCCTAGGTGCGAACCGTCTCGATAGGCTACCATGACGACTGGCGTCGGTGCGGTGATCATGATCTCCTTGACGGTTTCGGCGGTGCCGTCGTCCCGCAGCTCCACTGCAACAATATCTGGCAAAAGCTTACCGGTCATCTTGACCGCGTCCTTGCCGTTTTTTGCGACGCCTATGAGCTCGACGGAGGCGTCGCCCAGAGTCGTCCTTTTGATGAGATTCTCGAGATCGGGCGTCGATGTCGCCAGAAGAATACGTGTCATCCTCGTCCTCACACGACCCGACGCATCGTCTCCAGGAAGTGCTGCGCATCGAACTGGTCCTTCCTCAGATAGGCATTTGCGCCGGCACGCAGCCCCCGCACCTTGTCTTCAAGCGCCTCCCGACCGGTGACGAGGACGACGGGAGTGTTGGTGAAACGGTCCGATCGACGAATAGCCTCGGTGAGTTCGAAGCCGTTCATCGACGGCATGTCGACGTCCGCGACGACCATATCGGCGCCGTCGTCAAGAAGCTGCTGCCAAGCCTCCCGGCCATTGCTTGCCATTTTCACATCGTACCCGGCGCCTTCGAGGATGAGCTTGACCAGCGTTCGGACGTATTTTGAATCATCGACGACGAGCACCTTGCGCCGCGCGGCCTGAAGTGGCCGGGGCATGCGTGCGCCGTCCGTCGACCGTGTCCGGGCGGCGGCCTCGGCGAGTGCTGCAACGTTGAGGAGGAGGGCGATGCGCCCGTCGGGTAGGACCATGCCAGCACTATAGCGACGAACTTTCGTAAGCCGTGGGCCGACCGGGCGTGCGAGAAGGTCCTGCTCCCCGGCAATAGAATCGACAAGCACCGCCACCGGCCCGCCCGGAGCGTCGAGCACGACCGCCGGCACGGCATGCCGGGTATCGGAGCTAGCCGACCGCATCCCGAGCCAATCGGCGAGATCCACGAAAGGCATCGGGCCGGTCGGGGTGCTGAGGATGTCCGTCCCCTCAGACGTTGCAAAGTCTTGCGCATGAACGCGCATCACCCGCTGGACCGATGCCGTGTCGATCGTGAACATATGCTCCCCTGCCATGACCATCACTACACGCACCATCGCAAGAGTCAGAGGGAGCGTGAGGGTAAAGGCCGCACCTCCCGTCGGCACTTGCGAGACCTCCGCTGTACCTCGCAGCGTTTCGACATTGCGTTTGACGATGTCGAGTCCTATGCCGCGCCCCGACAGGCTGGTAACCGTCGCGGATGTCGAGAGGCCCGGCTCGAAGACACGCCTCAGGAGCTCCGCTTCGTCTTTCACCTCCTCCAGATGTTCGCCGGCTGCCTTGCTGAGCCGGGCTACATCCACACCACGGCCGTCATCCTCCACGCGCACCTGCATCCGATCTCCTGATATCGCGGCGGCAATGACGACTCTTCCCCTTTCCGGCTTTCCCGCCTCTCGGCGTTCCTCGGGCGACTCGATGCCATGTGCGACTGCATTGCGCACGAGATGGCGAAGCGAGTCCTGCAGACCGGAAAGAATGGAACGGTCGATCTCGATCTCTCCACCCCCGATTTTCAGTTCCGCCGATTTCCCCGACGCGGCCGCCATGTCACGTACGACCCGATCGAGCCCCTTGCAGGCTTCCGCGAACGGTTGCGTGCGTGCGTGCCGTACCTCGTTTTCGAGTGCTGTCGCGACAGTGTGCATCAGTCTCATTTCCCGGCGCAGCGATGTCGCAAGCTGACGCAACCCGTTTTCGATACCTGCCGCCAGCGCGGCAGACTCGGGGACCGTGCCCCTCAGTTTCATTGCCTGCTCCCGCAGCAGGGATGCCTCCTCGGCGTGGCGCCGAATGACCGCGCCAAAGCTGAGCAGTTCGCCACTCCTGTATAGAAGAGCATCCAGTCGATCGGCGGAGACGCGCATGGAGCCGTCGGTATCGCTGTTGCGAACGGCCACCTGCCCCATCTGCGGAGGCCGTGGATTCGATTTGCCGCTGGGGTCATCCTCCCCTGTCGCCACGGCAGACTTCAGGGCATCGACCACGCTCTCCCCATGCGCGGGCGAAGGCGTCTCCCCGCTTTCCAAGAGGTGGGCCGCGTCCTGGATTGCGTCTGCGGCAGACAGAAGCAGTTCCAGCCTGGATTTCTCGAGCACGAGCTGCTCATTTACCGTGATGGAGATTATCTCTTCCATCCAGTGACAAATCGCTTCCACACCTCGCACTTGAAGCAAACCGGCGGCGCCCTTGAGGCTATGCACGGTCCTTAGTAGCTGCTCCTGCAGGCGGAGTTTCTCGTCGGCCCCGCCGGGGTCCTCGATGGCGAGCAATGTCTGCTCCATGTCGGATGCACGCTCGCGCACTTCCTGGGTGAACATCTGCAGCAATTCTCGATCGAATTGGTCGCGTTTTGTCATGTCAGTTGCCATGGTCAGCAAGCATTTCCTTCAGCCTGGAGCCAAGCTCGTTCAGATCTTTCGCGGCCTCTTCCGCTTGCCGGATCGCCGAGAAATTTTGGCTGCTCGCTTGCTCGATGTAATGCATCGCGTCGTGAATCTGCTTCATGCCTGCTTTTTGCTGGCCCGCCGAAGCCGCGATCTGGGCGACCGATCGCGCCGAATCGGCAACGATCGCCTCAAGCTGCCGGATCGTCTCGCCCGCTTCGTTCACCGTCTCTAGGGCGCGGCTGACACTCTTTGTGCCATCTTCAGCGCCAATGACCGCCGCGTTCGTCGCTTTCTGGATCTCCATCAGAATCCGCCGCACACGGGTAGTCGCTGACTTCGACTGGTCGGCAAGTGTCCTGATCTCACTGGCAACGACACTGAAGCCCCTGCCGTGCTCGCCGGCACGCGATGCCTCGATCGCCGCGTTCAGCGCCAACAGGTTCGTCTGGTCGGCGATCTCGGCGACAACCGTGACGATCTCACCAATTTCCAGGCTATTTTCCGCCAGCGATAGAATGTCCCCGGCAATCGCTTCGGTGCGGGCACTCACTGCGTTCATCACATGCACGGTATCATCGAGCGCCCTGCGGCCGTCATTGCTGATCTTGACGGCCTGGTCATAGGAGCCGGCAACCTGCTGAGCGCGCTGCGCCGCCTGTTCCGACGTCTGCAGCACCTCGTCGACGCTCGTCACCGTCTGAGCTACCGCCGATGATTGTTCACGCATGCCTTCGACCTGTTGCGTAGTCCCGGCAAGGATTTCGGCGGCAGACGACGAAAGATGTTGCGCCGTGTCCGAGATCGTGGCGAGCAGCTCTTCGAGCCGCTCCCTGCTGCTCCGTTCACTGTCAATCATCCCGGCAAGCCTCGCGGTCATTGCATTGAAGGAGAAGCCGAGGGCCGCGAGTTCGTCGCTGCCTTCTACGGCCGCCTTCTGCGTCAGGTCACCGGCGCTGACCCTTTCCGCCTGGCCTACGAGCGCGCGCGTGCGGCGGACGAGGCGACGCGCGACCCGCAGCACGTGGAGAAGCATAAGAACGGCGAGGACCGCAAAGCCCAGTTGCAGCAATTGAGAGCGCTGGAGCCGGACCACTCCTGCCTGCTCGATCCGATTGATCAATTCGTCCATGCGAGCAGCGAAGTCTCTAATCCCTGGATCAAGTTCATCCAGCGCAGCGGGACCGAGCCGCGCGTTGACCATCGCGCTTTCGAGCGCGGGCCTCACCTGCTCCCGCCATTGTTGGCGGGCTTGCTCGAGCTGCGCGAGAGCGGCAGGATCCGTCGTTGCTTCAAGCCCGAGTCTTTCGTCGCCATCGGCCAGACTGGCAAGCAGTCGCT
Protein-coding sequences here:
- a CDS encoding chemotaxis protein CheB, whose protein sequence is MTRILLATSTPDLENLIKRTTLGDASVELIGVAKNGKDAVKMTGKLLPDIVAVELRDDGTAETVKEIMITAPTPVVMVAYRDGSHLGAMASRALDSGALAVIPAPTASGTSLEKAAMERFLSTIKAMAQVKVVRQWRKKGRGDHQRKETPQPAANTQLAIVGIAASTGGPAAIRSILKDLSADFPAPILIVQHMSNGFIEGVAASLDATIALRVKVGANGERLRPGTVYLAPDGHQLGVSGRSRLRVVDEDPIQGFKPSGSYLFGSIARAFGDESLAVILTGMGEDGTEGLRALHVAGGKVIAQDEESSVVFGMPKSAISAGLVDFVLPLDDIAGKITALTSGTRER
- a CDS encoding methyl-accepting chemotaxis protein, with product MSLRLTNSLYGTLGLAMLLFVAASALLVGSSSVALQQVRADLAATSSLGKQRLAYQLMYATTRLERAEGAVRIAAADELRGLMDRNERLLASLADGDERLGLEATTDPAALAQLEQARQQWREQVRPALESAMVNARLGPAALDELDPGIRDFAARMDELINRIEQAGVVRLQRSQLLQLGFAVLAVLMLLHVLRVARRLVRRTRALVGQAERVSAGDLTQKAAVEGSDELAALGFSFNAMTARLAGMIDSERSSRERLEELLATISDTAQHLSSSAAEILAGTTQQVEGMREQSSAVAQTVTSVDEVLQTSEQAAQRAQQVAGSYDQAVKISNDGRRALDDTVHVMNAVSARTEAIAGDILSLAENSLEIGEIVTVVAEIADQTNLLALNAAIEASRAGEHGRGFSVVASEIRTLADQSKSATTRVRRILMEIQKATNAAVIGAEDGTKSVSRALETVNEAGETIRQLEAIVADSARSVAQIAASAGQQKAGMKQIHDAMHYIEQASSQNFSAIRQAEEAAKDLNELGSRLKEMLADHGN
- a CDS encoding type II secretion system F family protein, with translation MNLGAHIPDSDQLSAMLAGLAAFSAVVAVSWPYIFRDTLAERMRKVEGERERIRQRERTRLNAEKSKVSLRAEPRRFFQAIVDRFNLAKQAEDGNILRLLSMAGYRGYAPVTTFLAFRLIAPFVLFAACLIYILLTLRPEAPLLVVIAVAGAMGSLGYFAPAIFIRNRITKRQQAIRRSWPEALDLLLITVESGMGIESALRKVGDEIGAQSPEVAEEILLTTAELSYLQDRRQAFENLGQRTGVDGVRAVVTSLIQAEKYGTPLGQALRVMAQENRDMRMSDAEKRAAALPPKLTVPMILFFLPVLFAVIVTPAAIQIMSV
- a CDS encoding hybrid sensor histidine kinase/response regulator — translated: MTKRDQFDRELLQMFTQEVRERASDMEQTLLAIEDPGGADEKLRLQEQLLRTVHSLKGAAGLLQVRGVEAICHWMEEIISITVNEQLVLEKSRLELLLSAADAIQDAAHLLESGETPSPAHGESVVDALKSAVATGEDDPSGKSNPRPPQMGQVAVRNSDTDGSMRVSADRLDALLYRSGELLSFGAVIRRHAEEASLLREQAMKLRGTVPESAALAAGIENGLRQLATSLRREMRLMHTVATALENEVRHARTQPFAEACKGLDRVVRDMAAASGKSAELKIGGGEIEIDRSILSGLQDSLRHLVRNAVAHGIESPEERREAGKPERGRVVIAAAISGDRMQVRVEDDGRGVDVARLSKAAGEHLEEVKDEAELLRRVFEPGLSTSATVTSLSGRGIGLDIVKRNVETLRGTAEVSQVPTGGAAFTLTLPLTLAMVRVVMVMAGEHMFTIDTASVQRVMRVHAQDFATSEGTDILSTPTGPMPFVDLADWLGMRSASSDTRHAVPAVVLDAPGGPVAVLVDSIAGEQDLLARPVGPRLTKVRRYSAGMVLPDGRIALLLNVAALAEAAARTRSTDGARMPRPLQAARRKVLVVDDSKYVRTLVKLILEGAGYDVKMASNGREAWQQLLDDGADMVVADVDMPSMNGFELTEAIRRSDRFTNTPVVLVTGREALEDKVRGLRAGANAYLRKDQFDAQHFLETMRRVV
- a CDS encoding type II secretion system F family protein — encoded protein: MLSASLFPVLIFFLASTSVGGLMLTAFYPRAAKASAYRQRFEHVAGRTEIKATETTDEERRDRRRSVEKTLREIEEQQKAQARKGGKPKLDVRLRQAGLHWSIRTYWSACAGSGLVTYFLVTLQGLGAFAALGFAIAGGLFLPHLYVNMKRNMRLKRFAAEFPNAVDVIVRGLKAGLPMTDCLRVIAAEAQEPVKGEFLTIAQDQTLGLPVDEAVERLCDRIPLPEARFFAIVIAIQSRTGGSLSEALGNLSKVLRERKKMKAKIKAMSAEAKSSAGIIGALPFFVAGAVYLTSPDYMSLLFTTVAGKMVLVGSALWMSIGTFIMRKMINFDF